In Cyprinus carpio isolate SPL01 chromosome A14, ASM1834038v1, whole genome shotgun sequence, a single window of DNA contains:
- the tsc22d3 gene encoding TSC22 domain family protein 3 isoform X3 yields MSTEMFKTPMELAVYQLHNFSISFFSSLLGGDDVVSVKLDNSASGASVVAIDNKIEQAMDLVKNHLMYAVREEVEILKEQIKELAEKNNQLERENSLLKNLASPEQLEKFQSRLPSDSSLPLEPLELGSPEDGEHLYNSTGSAV; encoded by the exons ATGAGCACGGAGATGTTCAAAACCCCAATGGAGCTCGCAGTCTATCAGCTGCACAATTTCTCCATCTCCTTCTTCTCGTCCTTACTAGGAGGAGATGATGTAGTATCAGTCAAACTAGACAACAG TGCCTCTGGCGCAAGCGTTGTGGCAATTGACAACAAGATCGAACAAGCAATG GATCTTGTGAAGAATCACCTAATGTATGCAGTCAGGGAGGAAGTTGAGATCTTGAAAGAGCAGATCAAGGAACTGGCAGAGAAGAACAACCAGTTGGAGCGTGAGAACAGCCTGCTGAAGAACCTGGCCAGCCCAGAGCAGCTGGAGAAGTTTCAGTCACGTCTCCCCTCAGACTCCAGCCTCCCCCTGGAGCCTCTGGAGCTGGGGTCCCCCGAGGACGGCGAGCACCTGTACAACAGCACGGGATCTGCTGTATAA